A single window of Lutzomyia longipalpis isolate SR_M1_2022 chromosome 1, ASM2433408v1 DNA harbors:
- the LOC129797636 gene encoding phosphate carrier protein, mitochondrial-like, protein MFASIYEAARQSAIKNRKAHCEEDRGIAAVAPLVTGRQIAAAATATTEGDSCEFGSPKYYALCCVGGVLSCGLTHTMVVPLDLVKCRLQVDSAKYKNLFTGFKITVKEEGARGLAKGWAPTFWGYSAQGLCKFGFYEIFKVYYANLIGEENAYLYRTSLYLAASASAEFFADIALSPFEAAKVKIQTTAGYANTFREAAPKMFQEEGITAFYKGLVPLWMRQIPYTMMKFACFERTVEALYQYVVPKPRADCSKSEQLVVTFAAGYIAGVFCAIVSHPADVVVSKLNQAKGSSAITVARNLGFMGMWKGLMPRIIMIGTLTALQWFIYDGVKVALRLPRPPPPSMPESLKQKLEGAK, encoded by the exons ATGTTTGCGTCAATCTATGAGGCTGCTCGGCAATCTGCCATTAAGAACCGCAAGGCACACTGCGAGGAAGATCGTGGGATTGCCGCCGTGGCGCCTCTTGTGACCGGCCGCCAGATTGCCGCCGCGGCCACAGCCACTACCGAGGGAGATTCCTGTGAATTTGGATCCCCCAAGTACTATGCCCTGTGCTGTGTGGGTGGTGTTCTGTCGTGTGGATTGACACACACTATGGTGGTGCCCTTGGATTTGGTCAAGTGCCGTCTTCAGGTGGATTCTGCCAAGTACAAGAACCTCTTCACGGGCTTCAAGATCACTGTCAAAGAGGAGGGAGCACGTGGATTGGCCAAGGGTTGGGCTCCAACCTTCTGGGGCTACTCAGCTCAG gGTCTCTGCAAATTCGGCTTCTACGAGATCTTCAAAGTGTACTATGCTAATTTGATTGGTGAAGAGAATGCATACCTGTACCGTACTTCACTGTACTTGGCTGCCTCAGCCTCAGCTGAATTCTTCGCTGATATTGCCCTGTCTCCCTTCGAGGCAGCCAAAGTGAAGATCCAAACTACAGCTGGTTATGCCAACACATTCCGTGAGGCTGCACCCAAGATGTTCCAGGAGGAGGGCATCACGGCCTTCTACAAGGGTCTCGTACCACTATGGATGCGGCAAATTCCATACACCATGATGAAGTTTGCATGCTTCGAGCGCACCGTGGAAGCTCTTTACCAATATGTGGTGCCCAAGCCACGGGCAGATTGCTCCAAATCCGAGCAGTTGGTGGTTACCTTTGCTGCTGGCTACATTGCCGGTGTTTTCTGCGCCATTGTCTCCCATCCAGCTGATGTGGTTGTGTCCAAGTTGAATCAAGCTAAGGGATCGTCTGCCATTACGGTTGCACGCAACTTGGGCTTCATGGGAATGTGGAAGGGTCTAATGCCACGTATCATCATGATTGGTACGCTGACAGCTCTTCAGTGGTTCATCTATGACGGCGTTAAAGTGGCCCTCCGTCTGCCACGTCCACCACCACCTAGCATGCCCGAATCGCTCAAGCAAAAGCTCGAGGGTGCAAAGTAA
- the LOC129797488 gene encoding monocarboxylate transporter 13: MSLPREWSVQDSRESIYRSIAHQQSWNFPEIDRMPSKKDAFNFDCDDFKHVQQSVNSPLLLGECNGSLFSIHSAPPVAQGGTDSPRRPISLAIDPKCLPAIAVPTSEPDEEDNENLLTVSSLTARPLIAKSRELRSFSKLTEYRKKENLLEDPPDVHNCTAWLIVFGAFSVQFWVAGLVKSYGVLHVEVMETFPQSSAALASWIPAILSALCLVLAPISSALCQRFSCRTVVFVGGIFCALGLTCSYFATNLIILFFTFGVLTGIGGGLSTTPGIIIVSQYYDKHRALANGIVVSGTAAGSFVFPMLIERLVHAFGFHGTILILGVCMLHVCASAALYKPIETVEPETCSTIAAHHVSSRLNTTSTTLSSSEEPLNTKKHINHLFFEDTKNNVNDLYNSNKFINITEKNLQENSDDECKDVVGETIFMKPIKSMRSSSILHSVEDLSTDSTCVYKSRTGFDSNRGSRRRNKNASSTDEMLAKFPPVDNNLSIPLTTNRGLSKSMIIPTPVSDFSEYETSPKKMRRNSCVKWIEKYLDVGLLKEPVFILMCLSVTLMSTGSPYMLYYLPAYVLSAGYTKTEAGYLVAVSAALDLLGRLGFGWLSDLQLFDRKKAYITCIFGAGLAVLVIPMASSWYMLGCAAGAYGLCLGSWYLLMPVLLADIFGTDRISSSYGLVRMFQGVGAISVPPLAGFLRDLSGGYEICFFCMGACMMLGSLPLLIVSLMESSSNTTEAEGSTVS, from the exons ATGTCACTACCCCGAGAATGGAGCGTACAA GATTCGAGGGAGTCGATATATCGATCCATTGCACATCAGCAGTCTTGGAATTTTCCCGAAATTGATCGTATGCCATCGAAGAAGGATGCTTTCAATTTCGACTGCGATGACTTCAAGCATGTGCAACAGTCCGTCAACTCGCCCCTTCTTCTTGGGGAATGCAACGGAAGTCTCTTCTCCATTCATTCAGCACCACCCGTTGCACAGGGCGGCACTGACTCCCCAAGACGCCCAATTTCACTCGCCATCGATCCTAAATGCCTCCCGGCCATTGCTGTGCCCACGAGTGAGCCAGACGAGGAGGACAATGAGAACTTGTTGACCGTGTCCAGTCTCACGGCAAGACCGTTAATTGCAAAATCACGGGAGTTGAGGAGTTTCAG TAAATTGACCGAGTACCGGAAGAAGGAGAATCTACTCGAGGATCCTCCGGATGTTCACAACTGCACAGCTTGGCTGATTGTGTTTGGTGCATTCTCGGTTCAATTTTGGGTAGCTGGATTAGTGAAATCCTATGGAGTGCTGCACGTGGAAGTAATGGAGACTTTTCCGCAATCTTCTGCTGCACTGGCCTCATGGATTCCAGCTATACTCTCAGCTCTCTGCCTCGTCTTGGCACCAATATCGAGTGCCCTGTGTCAGCGCTTCTCATGTCGTACCGTCGTTTTCGTTGGCGGCATCTTCTGCGCCTTGGGTCTCACGTGTAGTTACTTCGCTACCAACCTCATCATTCTCTTCTTCACCTTTGGCGTCCTCACTGGTATTGGTGGTGGTCTCTCCACCACTCCAGGGATCATTATCGTTTCCCAATATTACGACAAGCACCGTGCTCTTGCCAACGGAATCGTTGTTTCGGGCACAGCAGCTGGAAGCTTTGTCTTTCCCATGCTTATAGAACGTCTCGTCCACGCATTTGGATTCCACGGTACGATTCTCATCTTGGGCGTATGCATGCTCCACGTGTGCGCATCTGCAGCCCTATATAAACCCATCGAAACAGTAGAACCCGAAACGTGCTCAACAATTGCTGCCCATCATGTATCATCACGTCTCAATACCACTTCGACTACACTCAGCTCCTCCGAGGAGCCTCTCAACACCAAGAAACACATCAACCATCTATTTTTCGAAGACACCAAGAACAACGTGAACGACCTCTATAATTCCaacaaattcatcaatattacTGAGAAGAATCTACAAGAGAACAGCGATGATGAGTGCAAGGATGTTGTTGGTGAAACAATCTTCATGAAACCCATCAAGTCCATGCGAAGCTCAAGCATCCTTCATTCCGTTGAGGACCTAAGTACGGATTCCACGTGCGTCTATAAAAGCCGAACGGGATTTGACTCTAACCGTGGAAGCCGTCGAAG aaataAAAACGCAAGCAGTACCGATGAAATGTTGGCAAAATTTCCACCAGTGGACAATAATCTATCTATACCCCTGACCACAAATCGCGGATTGAGTAAAAGCATGATCATCCCTACACCAGTGAGTGATTTCTCAGAGTACGAGACGAGCCCCAAGAAAATGCGTCGAAATTCATGTGTGAAGTGGATTGAGAAGTATTTGGATGTTGGTTTACTGAAGGAGCCAGTCTTCATTCTTATGTGTTTGTCTGTTACGTTAATGTCCACTGGAAGTCCCTATATGTTGTACTATTTACCAGCATACGTCCTCTCAGCGGGCTACACAAAGACCGAGGCGGGTTACTTGGTGGCAGTGAGTGCGGCATTGGATTTACTTGGACGCCTCGGCTTTGGGTGGCTCTCTGATTTGCAGCTTTTTGATCGAAAAAAAGCCTACATCACCTG TATTTTCGGGGCTGGTTTGGCTGTTCTCGTAATTCCCATGGCGAGCTCCTGGTATATGTTGGGTTGTGCTGCTGGAGCATATGGTCTCTGTCTCGGCAGTTGGTATCTCTTAATGCCAGTTCTACTGGCTGATATATTCGGAACGGATCGTATAAGTTCTAGTTATGGCCTCGTAAGGATGTTCCAAGGTGTTGGCGCCATTTCTGTTCCTCCATTGGCTGGCTTCCTCAGAGATTTGTCTGGTGGATATGAGATTTGCTTCTTCTGCATGGGAGCCTGTATGATGCTGGGTAGTTTGCCTCTTCTCATTGTGTCCCTCATGGAATCATCATCCAACACGACTGAAGCGGAAGGATCAACTGTATCGTAG
- the LOC129797639 gene encoding protein phosphatase 1 regulatory subunit 3B-B produces the protein MPVNYDMVISQSPPVFSHSPPTGFLSDCTVNFRRPFETPCYRPAVLLASPTNQRKNTLSIKMANLPKRSCLITHADTNTLSTSCQTGGAKSDSEPSGRIKKRVIFADDKGLELVQVKVMSEPSNVPPFWSLQFLAHVTQGMISPVPPEQWVVDFQQPASDYLAFRQKLEEKNVSLENVIVKENDSIVVGTVKVKNLHYTKEVIVRATWDSWKSQEDIFCVFSKVAGASGAYVLYDTFSFRLTLPPASKTLEFCVCYRSNGLEYWDNNDGHNYTLSKRLSDKPSDTFMSFDRTKAQQKCSISSGQQGIKVPSWSEVSSWNQTDSPYWLKDITWRSTLKELPQNRIIFSER, from the exons ATGCCTGTGAACTACGATATGGTGATTTCTCAGAGCCCTCCGGTTTTTAGTCACAGTCCACCGACCGGATTTCTCAGTGATTGCACAGTAAATTTTAG ACGACCTTTCGAAACACCATGCTACCGGCCAGCAGTGCTACTGGCATCGCCAACAAACCAAAGGAAGAACACGCTATCCATTAAGATGGCAAACCTGCCCAAGCGATCGTGTCTCATTACCCACGCCGATACCAACACTCTCAGCACATCTTGCCAGACTGGTGGTGCAAAGAGTGATTCTGAACCCAGTGGACGGATAAAGAAGCGCGTGATATTTGCCGATGATAAAGGCTTGGAGCTTGTGCAGGTAAAAGTGATGTCGGAGCCATCGAATGTGCCACCCTTTTGGAGCCTTCAGTTCCTAGCGCACGTGACGCAGGGTATGATAAGTCCTGTCCCACCAGAACAGTGGGTTGTGGACTTTCAGCAACCAGCCTCTGACTACTTAGCATTCCG GCAAAAATTAGAGGAGAAAAATGTGTCTCTGGAGAATGTGATTGTGAAGGAGAATGACTCAATTGTTGTGGGAACGGTGAAAGTGAAGAATCTACATTACACCAAGGAGGTAATCGTCAGAGCCACGTGGGATAGTTGGAAGAGTCAGGAGGACATTTTCTGTGTGTTCTCCAAGGTGGCTGGTGCATCGGGTGCGTATGTCCTGTATGACACCTTCTCGTTCCGCCTGACGCTTCCACCTGCCTCCAAAACTCTGGAATTCTGCGTGTGCTACCGCTCCAATGGCTTAGAGTACTGGGACAATAATGATGGCCACAACTACACGCTGTCCAAGCGTCTATCTGACAAGCCGTCCGATACCTTCATGAGCTTCGATCGTACAAAGGCACAGCAAAAGTGTAGCATCAGCTCGGGGCAGCAGGGTATCAAAGTGCCCTCGTGGTCAGAAGTGAGTTCATGGAATCAAACGGATAGTCCCTACTG GCTTAAGGACATAACATGGAGGTCTACTCTTAAAGAACTTCCCCAGAATCGTATAATATTCAGCGAGAGATGA
- the LOC129797582 gene encoding cell death protein 3-like: MPLGNSGQRSAATRTTDFQRSQSLSARYTTTSNTAQSSSSRSYGNFGSLSQNKSYSTSSSSSTYKGFSTQKHEESVFTRNYANRSSINKPELSSISKEHLTDNMAFTNTEKGSFLERKQPFRTTLNTPLGSYTTSSALAARRNAPPLTGATFSGTSSLSMPRLEPPPIPIGYDAVGARSIPTSPPKTSNQSVPLVPLVGTAAQNKLNSKATVPITKPIAPANNKNVYDVKDRKGYAIIFNNEKFDGNTKDYRVGSRNDEKELQKTLGRFSIDVKVERDPSLGTIEKKVKEISKMDFRKKSCLFVCILSHGNQGQTIFAKDKPYNLDKDIIEPIIRNATLIGKPKIFIVQACKGSAPSIGYAMMDANPVQASSLTKPSEADILILYSSYEGRVSYRMAVGSIFIQKLCTFINTHYMTKSLEEIMKETRRDIIENSDPGLKQTPTMVSTLTKDFYFKTL; encoded by the exons ATGCCGTTGGGAAATTCAGGACAACGTTCTGCGGCAACGCGTACAACTGATTTTCAAAGGAGTCAATCCCTATCCGCTAGATATACTACAACCTCCAATACCGCCCAATCGTCAAGCTCAAGATCATATGGAAATTTCGGGAGCCTTTCGCAGAATAAATCCTATTCGACATCATCATCTTCTTCCACGTACAAAGGCTTTTCAACGCAGAAACATGAAGAATCGGTGTTTACGAGAAATTATGCAAACAGGAGTAGCATTAATAAACCCGAACTTTCGTCCATTTCCAAGGAGCACCTAACTGATAACATGGCATTCACGAATACGGAAAAGGGAAGTTTTCTGGAGAGGAAGCAACCTTTCAGGACAACTCTCAACACACCTCTGGGATCGTATACGACCTCTTCAGCGCTAGCTGCCCGTAGAAATGCCCCACCACTGACTGGTGCCACATTTTCGGGAACTTCCTCGCTTAGCATGCCACGTTTGGAACCACCACCTATTCCAATTGGATATGATGCTGTAGGAGCTCGATCAATACCTACCTCACCGCCAAAAACAAGCAATCAATCAGTCCCACTGGTCCCATTAGTTGGAACTGCTGCTCAAAATAAGTTAAATTCCAAAGCAACAGTGCCAATCACAAAACCAATTGCTCCAGCaaacaacaaaaatgtttatgaTGTAAAGGACAGAAAGGGATATGCgattatatttaataatgaaaaatttgatggaAACACCAAAGATTATCGCGTTGGTAGCCGAAATGATGAAAAGGAATTGCAGAAAACTCTCGGAAGATTCAGTATTGATGTCAAGGTTGAGAGAGATCCTTCATTGGGaacaattgagaaaaaagtcaaagaaa TCAGTAAAATGGACTTTAGGAAAAAGAGTTGCCTCTTCGTCTGTATCCTGAGTCATGGAAATCAAGGACAAACGATTTTTGCAAAGGATAAGCCATACAATCTTGATAAGGACATCATTGAGCCTATTATCAGGAACGCAACACTCATTGGAAAacctaaaattttcattgttcaAGCATGCAAAGGAAGCGCTCCATCAATTGGATATGCAATGATGGATGCAAATCCTGTTCAGGCTTCATCCTTGACGAAACCAAGCGAAGCCGACATTTTGATTCTCTACTCGAGCTACGAGGGAAGAGTTAGCTACAGAATGGCCGTAGGATCAATCTTCATCCAAAAGTTGTGTACCTTCATCAATACCCATTACATGACCAAGAGCCTAGAAGAAATTATGAAGGAAACTCGCCGTGACATTATAGAAAATTCAGATCCTGG cTTGAAACAAACTCCAACGATGGTTTCTACGCTTACAAAGgatttttacttcaaaactctttga